The following is a genomic window from ANME-2 cluster archaeon.
TTATAATCCAACTGGTTACAAAGTAAAAATTTTTGATCCTGATGGGAATTTATATTTTGGGAATGAAGTAGTATATTATACACCCCAATCATCTGGAAACTGGCATGCACAATTCGTGGTTGATACTAATTATTTGCCATGGGAAGAAAACTGGGTTCCCATATTTGATTCATATACATACGTGAGACCTGCCCTTACAACTGATTTGCAACAAACAGGTTCAACATTAAATTCAATTAGTTTATCCTGGTCTTATCCCACAGACCCTGGAGTTGATAAATATGACGTTGAGGTCAAACAGTCTGGTCAGAATACCGGTACACAATATGCGATAAACGATTACCAGAAAGCAACAATAAATAATCTCAAATCTGGTACTTTATATGATATTCGGGTACGACCAGTCGATATTTCTGGAAATGTTGGTGACTGGACCGATTATGTAACAATGTCAACTGAAAATATCCTCCCGATTGCAGCTATTGATTATATCACTCCTTCAAATTCTTATGAAGGAAATAAGGTTTCATTTAAAGGAACGGGCAATGACCCGGACGGTACTATAGAATCTTATAAATGGTGGTCAGATAAAGACGAAGTACTCAGCTATTCAAATACATTCAGTACAACTTCCCTGTCTCCCGGAAGTCATACGATATTCTTTAAAGTTAAGGATAATACAAATGCATGGTCTGATGTAGTTTCAAGATCAATAACTGTGAATGAAATAACACCAAGTCCTTCAGTGAATATTTCTTCGAGCAAAGAATATCCAGATAAGGATGAAAGTTATAAGGTTAAAGTAATGATTGAAAACAGCGGTGGTAGTGCCAGTGGAAAATTGTACTTATATGAAAACAATGTACTTTTACAGGTTCAAGATATCAGTGTTCCAAAAGGAAGTCAAATAAGTAGAACTTTCACACGGTCTCAGTCATCTCCGGAAAAATATGAATATAAAGCCGAAGTTGTATTGAGCAATGGTGCAGGCTCAAGAAGTAGTGTAAAAACAGCTTATGTCTATGTATATTCAGGCACTGAAAGTATTAATCTTGATAAAGATGAATATTATTACAATCATGA
Proteins encoded in this region:
- a CDS encoding fibronectin type III domain-containing protein, which gives rise to MDGINLNRNIISLIILFCIVFHSTIVVAAEDPDPLPGQVLFGAIEYAFGETMKIIFQGILDSNDEIWLFYNPTGYKVKIFDPDGNLYFGNEVVYYTPQSSGNWHAQFVVDTNYLPWEENWVPIFDSYTYVRPALTTDLQQTGSTLNSISLSWSYPTDPGVDKYDVEVKQSGQNTGTQYAINDYQKATINNLKSGTLYDIRVRPVDISGNVGDWTDYVTMSTENILPIAAIDYITPSNSYEGNKVSFKGTGNDPDGTIESYKWWSDKDEVLSYSNTFSTTSLSPGSHTIFFKVKDNTNAWSDVVSRSITVNEITPSPSVNISSSKEYPDKDESYKVKVMIENSGGSASGKLYLYENNVLLQVQDISVPKGSQISRTFTRSQSSPEKYEYKAEVVLSNGAGSRSSVKTAYVYVYSGTESINLDKDEYYYNHDTKCSKVALARALNIHPDLPYNVKWYNDVTLKYDLILTGDESKRSIPGKVGDKIKVELTKPNGNVIDSDNAIIVVEPLNLKIGVIL